TAGAGATACATGGCGCGCGCGCCGAGCGGATTGTCCTCGCCGCCCTCCTGAAAGGCGGGAATGATATGCCCCTTGCGGGCTTCGCGGATGCGCATCTCGGCCGGCGGCGTCCAGCTCGGCCACTCGGCCTTGCGGCCAACCCTGACGACGCCCGACCAGCCGAATCCATCACGGCCGACACCGATGCCGTAGCGGGTGGCGCGGTTCTTCGACTCGACGAAGTAGAGATACTTGTTGTTGGTATCGACGATGATCGTCCCCGATGCCTCGTCGGTCACAAGCCGCACGAGTTTGCGCTTATACTGCGGCTTGACGAACTTCGACTGCGCAACGTGAACGACCGGCGCGGCATCGTGGGCGGGTCGGGCAATGGCGGGCGTTATGGCGATGGAAAAGGCAATGCCGGCGGCCACAAGGCCGGAGGCGACTTTCAGCATGATCGATTCCCCTCAAAAGCAAGATCGGGCTGAAGCTACCTGAACTTCAGCCCGATTCAAGATCGGTTGCCCCTGCATTGCACTTTTCGAGTGTGGGGCCGGCTGAATCCCGGCGTTAGATGACAATAACCCGCGTACCGACGTTGACGCGTTCGTAAAGGTCGACCACGTCTTCGTTGCGCAGCCGGATGCACCCGGACGAGACGGCGCTGCCGATCGTCCAGGGCGCGTTGGTGCCGTGGATACGGTAGAGCGTCGAGCCGAGATACATGGCGCGCGCGCCAAGCGGGTTCTCTGGGCCGCCATCCATGCGCGCAGGCAGGTAATGGCCCTTCGCGGCTTCGCGACTGATCATGTCGGAAGGCGGCGTCCAGGCCGGCCATTCCGACTTGCGGGTAATCTTGTGCGCGCCGGCCCACTCGAAGCCCGGCTTGCCGACGCCGACGCCATATCGCCGGGCCTTGCCGTTTGCCATCACGAGATAGAGAAAGCGGTTGTTGGTGTCGATGACGATCGTGCCCGGCTTTTCCTTGGTTTCGTAATCGACCATCTGCGGCAGATATTGCGGCTCGATCTGATGGCGGATCACCGGTAGTCCGGGACGAACGGCCGCAACCTGCTGCACGGCCGGCGCCCGGCGGAAGAACCGGCGCTGGAAGAAGCCGCGCTGCTGCACGGCGGGGCGCTGGTAGACGACGGGACGAACGCTGCCGCCACCGAGCTGGTTGAGCCACGGCGCAGTGAGATCGGGGCTGAGAACAACCGGCGGGCGGCTCGCATATCGATCGTCGCCGAGCGCCGGCGAGACAAGAAGGCCGATCAGGCCGGCGGCAATCAAGACGGATTTCATCATCGGACGGACTCTCTACAAATGACCGAGAATGCATGAGGGCGGCATTTCTGCCTGACAGAATGCTGCCATCATCCAGCCAGCGAATGGTAAAGATCGATTCAGTAAAAGCCGGCCTTCGCGATAAAGTTTTCGTCAGGGTTACTCTTCGGTTTGGAAACAAGGTTTCTAAATGGTAAAGCCGGATTCTGAGCGCAGGAGCGGCGAAGAAGAATGAGCGAATCGGGTATCATCACCGGCAACGACGGCAAGAGCCGCTGCCATTGGCACGCAAATCTCCCCGACTACATGCGCTATCACGACGAGGAATGGGGCCGGCCGGTCACCGACGATATCCGCCTCTTCGAGAAAATCTGCCTCGAGGGTTTTCAGTCTGGCCTCTCCTGGCTGACGATCCTGCGCAAGCGCGAGAATTTCCGCGCTGCCTTTGCGGGCTTCGATTTCGAAAAGATTGCGCTCTTCGACGAGCGGGATATCGAGCGCTGCCTGAACGATCCCGGCATCGTGCGCCATCGCGGCAAGATCGTCTCGACGATCAACAATGCACGGCACGCGATTGCTTTGAGGTCAGAATTCGGTTCGCTCGCGCATTATTTCTGGAGCTATGAGCCGCAACTGCACGAACGTCCGGCCCTCGTCGACCGCCAGCATGTTGCCGCCAATCCGACGACGCCGGTATCGGTAAGGATATCGAAGGATTTGAAGAAGCGCGGCTGGACCTTTGTCGGTCCGACCACAGTTTATGCCTTCATGCAGGCAATGGGTCTCGTCAACGATCATATCGAAGGCTGCTTCTGTCGTGTCGAAGTGGAGGCGATGCGCGC
Above is a window of Rhizobium etli 8C-3 DNA encoding:
- a CDS encoding L,D-transpeptidase; this translates as MLKVASGLVAAGIAFSIAITPAIARPAHDAAPVVHVAQSKFVKPQYKRKLVRLVTDEASGTIIVDTNNKYLYFVESKNRATRYGIGVGRDGFGWSGVVRVGRKAEWPSWTPPAEMRIREARKGHIIPAFQEGGEDNPLGARAMYLYKGGRDTIFRIHGTNQPWTIGLNMSSGCIRMMNNDVIHLYSRAPVGTKVIVIGPGNKQGNVAFQDRGIDVLRTIFGGG
- a CDS encoding L,D-transpeptidase, with protein sequence MMKSVLIAAGLIGLLVSPALGDDRYASRPPVVLSPDLTAPWLNQLGGGSVRPVVYQRPAVQQRGFFQRRFFRRAPAVQQVAAVRPGLPVIRHQIEPQYLPQMVDYETKEKPGTIVIDTNNRFLYLVMANGKARRYGVGVGKPGFEWAGAHKITRKSEWPAWTPPSDMISREAAKGHYLPARMDGGPENPLGARAMYLGSTLYRIHGTNAPWTIGSAVSSGCIRLRNEDVVDLYERVNVGTRVIVI
- a CDS encoding DNA-3-methyladenine glycosylase I is translated as MSESGIITGNDGKSRCHWHANLPDYMRYHDEEWGRPVTDDIRLFEKICLEGFQSGLSWLTILRKRENFRAAFAGFDFEKIALFDERDIERCLNDPGIVRHRGKIVSTINNARHAIALRSEFGSLAHYFWSYEPQLHERPALVDRQHVAANPTTPVSVRISKDLKKRGWTFVGPTTVYAFMQAMGLVNDHIEGCFCRVEVEAMRAALVRP